The Silene latifolia isolate original U9 population chromosome 4, ASM4854445v1, whole genome shotgun sequence region TAAAAGATTCCGACCCAAAAACCGATACCTGTTCGAAAATAACCGGCAATCAACTCCCCTACAAAACCTCCTAAAACCCTAAAACTCTTATAAAACCCTAAATCCCTACCATCTTTACTATTctgtaattttcaaagaaaacATGAACTATGAAGGAGATGATCGACGACCAACTTCACTTCCAAGCGAAATTCTCATAAACATCCTTTCCTTTCTTCCCACCAAGTCCGCGGTTGCTACCGCCATCTTATCGAGGTCATGGCGTCACCTTTGGACCCATATCACCGCCCTTCGCTTCACAATCACTGATTTTCCCGAACATAAATTCAAcgccatcttcttcttcatcattagGCGGGTTTCATGGCGACATATAAATACAATCGAATTAACCATCAATGCTCATCCAAATGTTCGCGATCCCTCAAGTTTGACGCGTCTTATTCATGATATTGTCTATAACGGTACAAACATCAAGCACTTGAAGGTAATTTATGAAAATTACAAATTATGTACGATTTCGTTACCAACATCCATCTTTAAAAAGCAATCACTCGAAGCGCTTGAGGTGTATGCTCCTAATGGCGTTTCGCTAGGAGATGTAAAAGTTCTCCATAAGAATCCTAACTTAAGGAAACTCCTCATTACCATACGCGAACATCATCTAGTGATTTTCGATAAGCTATTAAAGTCTTGGCCATTGTTAGAAATTTTGCATGTTCATTTCAATATGGTTGCGGAACGCAACCACCCAATTAAAATAATTTCTCAAAATTTGAAATGGTTAAGTGTAAATTTGGTTGGTGAAGAATGTTTCATTGATACGAGCAAAATTATGCTTGATACACCGAAATTGGAGTATTTTGAGGTGCATAGTCCGATTATGGTGAAATTTTGTTTTCTCAAAACCCCGAGTGGTTTATTGAAAGCGAAATTATTCATGGGAGACGGGAATGATCAATCCCTTAATCTATACTCAAATTATGTAATGTCGGTTTTTAATCCCATTCTTCGGGTTAAAACCCTTAAATTAAGTGGTGATTTACTCATTGCTCTAGCTAATCTCGACGTTAAAGTTGAAGTCTTCCATAAACTAAGCCATTTGGAGGTAGGTTTGAGTTGTAGACGAAGTTTGGGTGGCGTGAGGCGTTTTCTCAGACAATGTCCAAATGTCGAATGTCTAGTGTTGAAAAAGACATGTAGAGCGAAATGGGATGGTTTAAATTGGTCGCAGATCAATTTCTTGCCTCTACGAGATAAGATCGAGAGGATAGAATTGTGGAATTTTGATGGCAGTGGAATTATTTGTTACATTTTTAGTGTGGCGAAAGGTTTGAAGAAGCTTGATATTATCATTCAAATTCAAAATAATGGTGAATCGGCAAATTTAAAGAAAATCGAAATTTCTCAGGAGCTTCTAGCGCTTTCAAAGGAGTTACCATCTTGTGAGATTAATATTTTGCTTTATTAAAGATGAGCAAAATATTTGGAGCACCCAGTAATTGGATTCGGGTCGTGTTTGTCTGCTATTCAAGTATCCGCGTGCCACAGTTTCACGTTATACAAGAATACAAAGCTAGCTCAAGTGGTAAGTGTTCTCTTATCCTAACCATGAAGTTTAGGGTTCGATTCTTACTTGCGACATATTACGCTCATTTCTGCAAATTGCCATGCTTAATTGCTTGTACTAGTTGTCATGCTGAAGCAAGGACCTCTACCTTAACTTAGAAATAGCATTCGCATCAAACTAATTGGGTCAATCAGCAGAATATAAAAGTGGTAGATTTGCTATATAACAGCTTCCAAACGTACTAACGCTATCTGCTATCGTGAATCCTACTTTCGTTCGTCAAACAGGATCTTTATGAATTTTTTTCGTACCCATTTTACTATGTGACTCAAATAACTTTTTCATTTAATACATGTTTTCATAATAATCGTTAAGTATATCGAAATATCATATCTTATAgtaccatttttattaatactCTATTTTATAGTAGATAGACCTAGCAAAACCGACCTGATCAGAATGACCTGACTCGATAAGGCTGGCCCGATACCCAAAGTGTGACCCGAAGTTGACCGAGAGTGAGGCGACCCGACATGACCTGGCTTGAACTGACCCAAACGACCCCACCTGATAATTTTTGACCTGAAAATGACCTGACCCAAACCCAACCCGAATAACCCATTTGCAAGGTCTAAATACAACCCATACATATCGACGGCAACAACAACTCCCCAACCCTAAAACTCTTAGAAACCCTaataccaaaagatataaaatagtAGTGCTTCTCTAATCGTTTAAACCATCAAATAAAAAATGAACTATGAAAAAATTGGTCGACTAGAATTACTCCCAAAAGAAATTCTCATAACCATCCTTTCATTTCTACCGACCAAGCACGCGGTTGCTACCGCCATTTTATCGAGATCATGGCGTTACCTTTGGACCCAAATCACCGCCCTTCGTTTCACAATAACTGATTTTCCCGAACATAAATTGAAtgccatcatcttcttcatcattaaACGGGTTTCGTGGCGATATGTAAATGCCATCGAATTAATCATCAATAATGGTTATCCAAATGCTCCCGATCCCACAAGTTTGGAAAACGTAGTTCATGATATTATCTATGATGGTACAAACGTCAAGGAATTAAAGGTATTTTCTCGAAATTTCTTAAAATCTACGATTTCGTTACCTCGTTCCATCTTAGAAAAACCGACACTCGAAGTTCTCGAGGTGTACGCTAATCTCGGCTTTTCTATCGGAAAAGTAGAAGTTAACGATACGCATCCTAATTTAAAAAAACTCGTCATTAGCATACGCGAATATGATCTAAAGTCTTTTGAAAATTTAATAAAGTCTAGCCCATTGCTAGAAATTTTGCGGGTTCATGTCCAAGTGTTGGAGGAATTCAATGATCCAATTAAATTAAATGCTAAAAATTTGAAATATTCGAGCATGAATTTTGTTTATGAAAAACATACAATTGAAAAGAACAAAATTACGCTTAATACGCCGAAATTGCATCAATTTGAATTTCATAGTTCTTGTATGGTCGAATTATGTTTTCTTAAAACCCCAATTGGTTTATCGAAAGCTAAATTGTTCATGGGAGACGAACGCCCGTTATTTTTCTTAAATCATGTATTTGACGTCTTTAATCCCATTTTTCGAGTTAAGACCCTTAAACTAAGTGGTGATTTACTCCTCGCTCTAACTTATCCTGGCTTTAAAGTTAAAGTCTTCGATAATCTAAGTCATGTCGAGATGGGTTTGAGTTATACCCAAAGTTGGTACGGTGTCAAGTTTTTTCTAGAACAATGTCCAAATGTCGAAACCCTAGTGTTGAAACGGGCTTGTAATGCGAAATGGGATAATTTCAATTGGCCGGAGTTCAAATTCTTGCCTCGTCGTTTACATAAGAAGATACAAAGGATAGAATTGTGGAATTTTGGTGGTATTGATGTTGTTTTACCAATCTTGTGTTATATTTTTAGTGTGGCTAAAGCTTTGAAAAAGCTTCATATTTCCATTCAAAATAATGGTGAATCGAAGAAAATCAATGTTTCTTCGAAACTTTTGGCGCTTTCAAAGACGTTACCGTCTTGTGAGATCAACGTCTTGTTTTATAAAGATAAAACGGTTAATGAAGAGTCGAAGTAACACAAGTACGTAGATGAAAGTTGTTTGTGCCTTCAATTTTGTTCACTTTGTGATTGATATATGTTCTTGTTTTTTGGTTTTGTATTGATTCTTTATGGTCATTTTGCTATATGACAATGTTGTTTTGGTTGTGATCACTCCAGTTGTATTTTATCCTTTACATCATTTTTTTAGACGCAATCTCTTTATGTGTTTTCGGGCTATGCATTGCTCGAAGCAGTAGCAAAACTGAAAAACCACTGCTTCACGGTTTTAAGTCGAGGAATGAGAATCGTTTTGGTGTTATGTCAAGCTCAAAGCCGCTGATTCATGCTTTAGGCCGATTAGGTTAAAAAAAAGTCGAGTATAATCCAAAAACTTTCGAAAACTCCAAAGCATACATAAGCTCGAATCATTGAGCACCCAAAATGTTTACATTTATACGCAACCTACTCTTAATATTAGCTTAAACTATACTCTctccgatcatttgtttaccttattCTTGTCACAAACGGAGCGgaggcgttttttttttttggaacacCCATAAAAGGGTAATATACCATTGCATTCAAATCTTTCTCAGCTAAATTCAAAATGTTATGAGGGATTTCATCGGACCATGCCCGTCTACCCATATAGACCACGGATAGTAGCGAGAAATCGAATGAGCAActgatgagctcctatttctactaCATTTTGGTATCattttgagctcatttggtaGCATTTGGTAGCGGTTTGTGACGTTTTTGACGTTATTTAGCCAATTCCATATGTTTCACCATTTagcctaagttcaagtgaagatTAGGAAGCCGAAAGATCAAGAGAAGTGTCCTAGGAAGAGCCAAGAACAAGCTTGAAAAAATGCCACAAGAAAGCCTTCCAAAGGATCAaaggaaaaatgaaagaaagacgCACTCCAGCagcaaactcgcaccgtgcgagtttccagacaccagaactcgcacggtgcgaaaaTTCTGGGTTTGATGTGTTATGTTGCCGTTTTGTATTACGGGCTTCTCTTTTGTTAAGCCCATAAGTATTAGGttacggtagactataaatacaaTGTTTGCAAGTAGGTTAATCATCTTTTGCTCTTtgaattaatcaagttgtaattttgggaattatttcatctTTTTGGAATTGGGTTTAGAtctaattatggagaactaatcctccattcttaatccgactcaaggcttaatctttggttgtaagactctttaatccttccttaattataattattgttcttaatctctttgtgtttattgtttggaattttggaaaccttgtttatgttgagtaattaagtgtgatttccttgttgcttaattaatcaagttccttaatttattgttgttgggtttattaagtgtgatttccttgtaatcccatgttgcaacaacttgttattagactaatgaatgtgatttcttcttggtttaattaacattagagagattaagttgtaattgctcattaattgtgatttcattgtgagtaatttcacctattagattcctattgcttatcttcttgttaatgaatctatgtgtgtgatttccactagaggagttgataagttgggtcaattattaagtgtgatttccttgtgattgacttctaattaagggaatttggagaTTTAATCTCACTAATAGGACAATAATATTGATTAAAAGGATTGATTGAagggttttgtcaactaaagtgccaaactttgggtcgggttaagtctttcccaaattgattaatttccatctttaAAACTCTTGATTGATTACTTGCTttgcactcttgtttgaatttccttGCTTTTGTTACAATTGAAACTCAACCCAAAACCCCCCTTTTTATATAATTGTTGTTACTTTGTCTTAATTATTCtaattactcttttaatttcactattgtaaaacccatcttctcttgggttcgatcccttgcttgctattttactagtttataattagtgctaattagtgtgtttagtggtatataaattgttaatttggccgtcttttagtgcgacattttaggcgtgtcaaattttggcgccgttgccggggaaggtaacggttttgctagtgtGTTATTTGTGTTTTAGAATAGTTATATTAGTTACTCTTTGTTTCTTGTTGTTAGTGTCTAGTTCATTACTTGTGTGAACTTTTTGATTGTGTGCTCTTGTGTAGAGTTGTTTATGGTCAATACTAGGAATTCAAGTGAACCACTTTTTCCATTCAATCCGGAGATTCAAAGATCACTTGCTTGGATAGGAGGAGGTATTAGAAGAGACAACCCGGTTCTTGAAGAGATTGATCCCCGTTTTCAACAAGACCAAAGAGAAGATAACAACATCCCTTTTGAACAACCCATACCCATACAAATCATTATGGGTGATCGTGACGACGAACAACCACATGGTGATGGAGAGAGGCCACCGAGGCCTAGAACCATTAAGGAACTTACCGCCCCGGATCTCACACAAGTACCCTTGTGTATCTCCTTTCCGGCCTTGGCGGAAAATGCCACATTTGAACTTAAGTCCGGGCTAATTCACCAATTGCCTCAATTCCATGGACTTAGCACGGAGGATCCTAATAAGCATCTCAACCAATTCCATGTGGTTTGCTCAAGTATGAAGCCTAATGGGGTTACCGACGAGCAACTTCAACTAAGGGCATTTCATTTTTCACTCAAGGATGCCGCAAACGATTGGCTTTACTATCTCCCTACCGGGAGCATCACTACTTGGAACCACATGAAGAAGGCTTTTCTAGAGAAGTACTTTCCCGCAAGTTTCTCTTCccaattgaagaaagaaataagtaatatTGAACAAATGGATGGAGagaacttgtatgagtattgggagaggttcaaACGACTCCTTGCTAGTTGTCCTTATCATGGGTATACCGACTATGACCTTCTCTTGAATTTTTGTAGAGGTCTCCTTGAGGATGATGCTAGGATGATTAAGGCCGCCACACAAGGAGGGATTGAGTACATGTCGGTCCAAGAGGCAAATGAATTGATTGAAAGGTTGGTGGGAAGTTCTAGCAATTTTGGTAGGAGAATCAAAAAGACAAATGTGGGGTTTGCTTCCAAGCAAAACTCCACCCATGTGGAAGACAAAGTTGATTTTCTCACTAACTTGGTTAAGGAGCTTGCAAAAGGAGGTGGGAGTGCTtctcatgtgaaattttgtggtcTTTGTAATGACCCAACTCATCCCACCGATGGGTGTCCATCTTTGCAAACGGAGGAGGCAATTGAAGCGGTGAAGGCTATTGGGTTTAGGAAGTTTGACCCATATTCCAACACTTACAATGAAGGGTGGAAAGCCCATCCAAATATGGGTTGGGgtggaaaccaaaatcaaaaccaaaaaggggcttcaaactcttcatttcaaaagccaaatcaaaatcaaaaccaatcccaaaattccttggaagaaatgatgaaaacactTGCTATGAATCAAATGACGATGCAAAAAGAAAGCCAAGTCTTGCTACAAAAtaccaaggaatttcaaaatgccgtgcttcaacaaaaccgactcaccgactctaggtttgttaaccttgagacccaagttggtcAAATCCTCACTACACTCAATTCTCAACCCAATAAAGGAGGGAGTCTCCCTTCTCACACCATTCCTCCACCCAACAAGGAACAAGCAAAAGCGGTCTCTTTGAGGAATGGTAGAGAGTTGGAAGAGGCACCCAAGGCTCCTAAGAAGACAAGACCACTTCCTATTGTTCATGAAGTGGAGGATGTGattgaagatgaaattgaagtggtagTGGAACAAGGGGAAGCATCTACACCTCAACACGTGAGGGTGAATGAACCGCTTCCGGAATATGAgccacaagctccatttccaagtgctttgaatgatacaaggatagttgacaagaagacttcaagcctttatgatatctttcgtaaagtggaggtaaacattcctctccttgatcttcttagtagtgtacccaagcatgcaaaatttttgaaagagttgtgcactactaagaggaccaacaaggcaaagagcatgaaaaaggtaagggctagtgaacatgtgtcgGCAATGTTTCAAAAAACGGTTGCCACAAAAATGTAGTGACCCGGGCATGTTCACCATCCTTTGTAAAATTGGTGATTTGGATTGTCAACATGCTATGCTTGATTTAGGTGCATCCATTAATGTCTTACCCAATTACCTTTATGAGTCACTCAAGTTGGGACCTTTGAAACCGACTCGTACGGTCATTTCTTTGGCCGATAGGTCCAATATCTATCCTAAGGGGGTTGTGGAAGATGTCTTGGTGAAGGTGGGGGAAATGCTTTTCCCCGCCGACTTCTATGTGATTGAAATGGAACCCGAGAAAGGCTCCACTCCCattttgttgggaaggcctttcatgagaacttcTAACACCAAGATTGATGTATCTAGTGGACGCCTCACAATGGAATTTGAGGGGGAAAAGATTGAGTATAGCATACATGAGGCTATGAAATACCCATCCGAGACTTCATCCTTgtgttttcttgaaatttttgagCCAATTGTGCAAACCGTGTATGAATTGTGCAAATTTGATGCATTAAATGTTGTTTTGACTAATGGATTGGTTGGAGAGAATTCGGGGTATGCTTTGTCTTGTGATTTGCAGGAAACAATCAAGGACCTAGAGGAAAATCCCCCAATGGATGAAtgggaagaaaaggaagaaatccgGAAGGCAGCagagaactcgcaccgtgcgagttctggggatgagaaactcgcaccgtgcgagtttggTCCTGTCCAGgaacttttcttcctttcttccaaattGTTAGAAGAGCTACCAAAGGAGAAACCCGTTCCCTCTATTGTAAAGCCTCCTACTGTTGAATTGAAGCCCTTACCAAGCCACTTGAAGTATGCATTTCTAGGAAGTGAAGAAACTTTACcggtaattatttcaagcaagcttactaAGGAGCAAGAAGAGGCTCTCATCCGGGTTCTTAAGCAACACAAGGAAGCGATTGGGTGGACAATGGCCGACATCAAAGGCATTAGTCCCACTTTATGCATGCACCGGATTCTTCTTGAAGATGAAGCAAAGCCCGTTAGACAACCACAAAGACGTTTGAATCCTCCAATGATGGATGTTGTGAAGAAAGAGGTACTCAAGCTCCTTCATGTAGGTATGATCTATCCTATATCCGATAGTCAATGGGTTAGTCCAACCCAAGTTGTCCCAAAGAAATCCGGGCTAACGGTAGTCGAGAATGATGAAGGTGTTTTGACCCCCACTCgagttcaaaatgggtggagggtatgtatcgactaccgtaggctcaatgccgtgacccgaaaagatcatttcccgcttcccttcatggatcaaatgttggagaggttagcgggaaaagctttctattgttttttggatggctactcgggttattttcaaatcccaattgcacccgaggaccaaacaaaaacaaccttcacatgcccctttggaacgtttgcctatagaaagatgccttttggtctttgtaatgctccgggaacgttccaaaggtgtatgatgagtatcttttcggatcatgttgaggactttattgaagtgtttatggacgattttaccGTTCATGGCCAATCTTTTGAGGATTGTTTGAGTCATCTCACTTGGGTCTTGCAAAGATGTATTGAAACCAACCTTGTACTCAACCAtgaaaagtgtcattttatggtTGAGGAAGGAAAATTGTTGGGACATGTTGTTTCCTCTAGGGGAATTGaggttgataaggcaaaggtcgataccattcgcaccttgccttatcctactaatgtgcgtgAAGTGAGATCTTTCCTAGGTCATGCCGGGttctaccggcgtttcattaaggatttctccaaaattgcctCTCCTCTATGCAAGCTACTTCAAAAGGATTGTGAATTTGTCATGAGTAAAGAATGCAAGGGAGCTTTTGATATGCTCAAGGAGAAGCTTATTTCGGCACCTATAATTCAACCTCCCAATTGGAATgaaccgtttgagataatgtcggatgcaagcaattatgcccttggcgcggtactTGGCCAAAGGGTAGGAAGAGCACCTCATGTTATTCAATATGCATCGACAATGATGAATGAAGCTCAAAGGAACTATACAACTATCGAGAAAGAATTTCTTGCGGTGGTGTTTGCCTTAGAGAAATTCCGATCTTATATTCTTGGAGCCAAGGTCATCATCTTCACGGATCATGCCGCTTTGAGGCACCTTGTCTCTAAGAAAGAATCCAAGCCCCGGTTGATGAGATGGGTGCTACTTTTGAGCGAGTTTGACGTTGAACTCAAGGACAAGAAAGGCTCCACCAACACGGTGGCGGACCATCTTAGTAGAATCATCCAAGAAGACTCCTTAGTGCCACAAAGTTCAATAAAGGAGACCTTCCCGGATGAGGCCCTTCTTGCCTTGATGTCTACCGAACCTTGGTATGCACATATCGTGAATTACTTGGTCTTGGGCAAATTTCCACCGGGTTTGACTCGACATCAAAGAGACAAAATCAAGAGTGATTCCAAGTACTATgtgtgggatgatccttatttgtggaAATTTTGTGCCGATCAAGTGATAAGGAGGTGTGTGCCGGACACCGAAATCATGTCAATTCTTCGGTTTAGCCACGAGTATGCTTGTGGGGGTCATTTCGGAGCCAAGAAGACGGCTCGGAAAGTGTTGAAAAGCGGTTTCTTTTGGCCCACACTCTTCCGTGATGCTCATGCCATAGTCAAGacttgtgatagatgccaaagaCTTGGCAATATCTCAAGGAAAGGAGAAATGCCCCAAACCCCGATGCTCTATTGTGAAATCTTTGATGTGTGGGGTATTGACTTTATGGGGCCATTTCCCGCATCTTATGGCAACATCTACATACTCTTGGCGGtggattatgtctctaaatgggtgGAAGCCAAAGCCACCAAGACCGATGATGCCAAGGTAGTTGGGGAGTTCCTCAAGGCTAACATTTTCTCTCGGTTTGGGTTTCCCAAGGCATTGATAAGTGACCGCGGCACGCACTTTTGTAACAAAGCTATCGGTGCCCTTCTCAAAAAGTATGGGGTGATTCACAAAGTCTCAACGGCCTATCACCCTCAAACCAATGGCCAAGCCGAGGTTTCCAATAGGGAGATAAAGACCATCCTTGAGAAAACGGTGAATCCCGATCGCAAAGATTGGAGCTTGAGATTGGATGATGCCTTGTGGTCCTACCGCACGGCTTACAAGACCCCGATTGGGATGTCACCGTACCGACTACTTTTTGGGAAGCCATGTCATCTACCCGTGGAGATTGAACATAGGGCCTATTGGGCGGTTAAATCCTTCAATTTGCAAATAGATGAAGCGGGACTTCATAGGAAGCTTCAACTCCATGAGTTAGAAGAGATTAGGAACGAGTCTTATGAGAATGCTTCCATCTATAAGGCTAGGACAAGGGCatggcatgataatatgattgcAAGAAGAGTTTTTCAATTGGGAGAGAAAGTCTTGCTTTTTCAAAATAGGCTTAGACTTTTCTCCGGGAAATTAAGGTCTCGATGGATGGGACCATATGAAGTGGTGAAAGTTTTTCAACATGGAGCAATAGAAATCAAGTGTTTGAAGACCGGGAAGGTCTTGAAAGTAAATGGTCAACGACTTAAGCATTACTATGAAGGCATTGAAGCGGGTGAAGTGGAAACACTACACCTTGTTGATCCCATCTACGAGGCTTAATGGAAAGTgcaactttgtcgagccatcgacgttaaataaacggcaaaaTTTTGTAAATATTCCTTTCCCTTGCATATTTAAATTCCGCATTGCATTGTctatattgcattttgcatgtttaaattaattgcatTGTTTAATTCTTGCATAATAAATTAAATCATTTGCATTTTCACTAATGTTTTTGGCATATTAGAATGGTTTAATGTGTGTTTTAGTGTTAGGATATCAACTCAAGGGCATATGTGAAGAAAGGAAGGAAGAATGATGGGTAAAAGAATTAGCTAAAGTGAAGAATTAAGCAACAAAAAAATCAACATCCAGCAGCAAAGTCGCACGGTGCGACTTTTCTGAAGCcataactcgcaccgtgcgagtttctgAGAATATGCGATTTTCAGCTCAAATTTTGCACGATACTCTTCACTTATTCTTCCCCAATTCTCCTAATTCTACCTCTCTCTTCCTCACTAGCCCTAAACCCCTAAATTCCACCATCAAAATCCTTCTCAAATCACCCAAATCAAGCATTCACCTTCAAGTTTAATCAACTTTTATCTCCCAACATCAATTTGGGTAAGGTGAATTGCAGAAAATCCGGGAAAACCATCATCATTTCGAGCTAGGGTTTGCAAGTGAttgaagaaattgaagattttgggTTGCAAGCTAGATTAAAGGGACGGATTTGAGCATTTTTGGGTAGCATTCTTCACCAAACGACACATACAAGGATCAAAGGGAGGTATAACACCTTATTCTTCTCCTTGTCATTTCTAGTTTACTAAAAGTCGAATTTGTGTTCTTCAAATTCGAAATTTAGTTGTCTATTTGTGTTGAAATCGTCCTTAAAACAACCCTTTAACTAGTGAGGTGTTTCTTTTCTAGCAAATAGCTAATTAGCACAACATTTCTTGTAGTGCatattaggtgtttgatcaattGCCTCACCCaaaattttcttcaaaaattgtGTTTTTCTGAAGTTCTAATTGCTCTATAATGGGAAAAGGAAAAGAAACCGCGGCTTCCTCCTCCAAAGGATCCAAGGGAGCCTCGGATTCTTATGCAAATGAGTATTCGGGTAAGGAGGGCCTCCGAGACACGGCCCTCTCAAATTGGAAAAAGTTTGCCTCGGTGTCTACCGTGGCACAAATCAAATTCCTTGATGAAAACCTTCTTATCGAGTTGGGAATGCTTCCCATAACTCGTATGCTTTTAGAAAAGGTCGGACTTGAGGCCTATATTCATGTTGCCGCACCCACCCGAAGGGGTGTTACCTATGAGTTTTTGTCATCGTTGGAAAAGGTTAAATTGGGGAGGGACAAGGTCCCGGGGATCAAATTCCGGGCTTGTCGCCTTGTCCATACCATGACATATGATGAGGTTCGTGAGGCCCTACACATCACCAAAGCCCCCGTCAAAGAGAAACTTGATAAACCATTGATGAGTGCTTTTTGGAGCGATATTACGGGTGATGTACGTCACGGGAACTCAAAGAACACCACCATCCCCAACCCGGTCTTACGCCTCCTTAGCCGTCACATAAACACAAATTTCTTGGTCATGACCGAACCAACCAAAATGCAATACCATCAAATTCAATGTCTTTGGTCAATGACCCCGGAAGGGAGGGGAGTGCCGGATTGGGTGGAATTGTTTGTGAGTGGGTGCCTTGAATTGCAAAAGAACCCCAAAGGGACCATTTTTATTGGGGGTATGATCGATTTAATCGTGCAAAAGACGGGTGTGCCATTTCCACCCAATGCTTACCCTCTTGATGGTAGTGGTCTCATAGACTACCATTACTTGAAGCACTCAAAAGTGATTGAGGTGGTTGACAAAGTAGCCCCCTTAGTCATTTGGTGCATGGGTGGGCAAAATTCCAAGCATTATATGTATTTACCCCGTTCCTCCGACTTACCACCCTTGGGTTGGGGGACTGCGAAAGATTTCTACATGCCCCCCGATGATGATTTTGTGTACCTTTGGGTTGATAGAGCCCAAGTAGTTGAGCCGGAAGAGGATGAGGGAGGAGAGCAACCGCA contains the following coding sequences:
- the LOC141651006 gene encoding F-box protein At4g09920-like, translating into MNYEGDDRRPTSLPSEILINILSFLPTKSAVATAILSRSWRHLWTHITALRFTITDFPEHKFNAIFFFIIRRVSWRHINTIELTINAHPNVRDPSSLTRLIHDIVYNGTNIKHLKVIYENYKLCTISLPTSIFKKQSLEALEVYAPNGVSLGDVKVLHKNPNLRKLLITIREHHLVIFDKLLKSWPLLEILHVHFNMVAERNHPIKIISQNLKWLSVNLVGEECFIDTSKIMLDTPKLEYFEVHSPIMVKFCFLKTPSGLLKAKLFMGDGNDQSLNLYSNYVMSVFNPILRVKTLKLSGDLLIALANLDVKVEVFHKLSHLEVGLSCRRSLGGVRRFLRQCPNVECLVLKKTCRAKWDGLNWSQINFLPLRDKIERIELWNFDGSGIICYIFSVAKGLKKLDIIIQIQNNGESANLKKIEISQELLALSKELPSCEINILLY
- the LOC141651007 gene encoding F-box/LRR-repeat protein At4g14103-like, which codes for MNYEKIGRLELLPKEILITILSFLPTKHAVATAILSRSWRYLWTQITALRFTITDFPEHKLNAIIFFIIKRVSWRYVNAIELIINNGYPNAPDPTSLENVVHDIIYDGTNVKELKVFSRNFLKSTISLPRSILEKPTLEVLEVYANLGFSIGKVEVNDTHPNLKKLVISIREYDLKSFENLIKSSPLLEILRVHVQVLEEFNDPIKLNAKNLKYSSMNFVYEKHTIEKNKITLNTPKLHQFEFHSSCMVELCFLKTPIGLSKAKLFMGDERPLFFLNHVFDVFNPIFRVKTLKLSGDLLLALTYPGFKVKVFDNLSHVEMGLSYTQSWYGVKFFLEQCPNVETLVLKRACNAKWDNFNWPEFKFLPRRLHKKIQRIELWNFGGIDVVLPILCYIFSVAKALKKLHISIQNNGESKKINVSSKLLALSKTLPSCEINVLFYKDKTVNEESK